The genomic DNA tagaaaaaaaaaatctaaaattaaagGATAGAATCCgtgtttttatttcaataagATCATTTCCTAAAATTCAAGGACCCCTACAAATTACTATgttaataacaacttgaataccatcctctaaaaaaacaatttgaataccggttaatatttttttactagtaTTGCATTGATCAAATCAAATGTCTAGATTTTTTTGTACCAACAtgtctagttttttttataagtttaaaTCTGTATATTACAaaaagtagtgatatttgaacaactatttcatATAACTTTTAGTGacaattattttctctctcttttcattggttaaaaacaatggagacagaaaaaggaagagaaataataaaatgataatgtgagtatgatagagaaagttgtcaaaaaattgttataaaatggttgtacaaatatcatttctcaataaaaaataaaaacaaaagtgtgTATCTCTCGGATAAAAAGTACCGAacagttattaaaaaataccGAATAGTGTCTGGTACAATCGAATTTACTCTTTTCACTTgcataaattgattgatattgaaATTTGTGAGACAGAACCAAACTTAACTCATTCagtaacaaaagaaaaaactttacTCAAACACTCACACACAGAacagaagatgaaaatggagATGGAAGCTTCAGTTGCAGCAGTGGAGAAGATAATCGGCTACACATTCCTCAACAAGAAGCTTCTAGAAGATGCTCTAACCCACACTTCTTACCCCGAATCTGTTTCCTACGAACGTCTCGAGTTCGTTGGTGACGCTGTTTTGGGTCTTGCTATCAGCAACCATATTTTCCTCTCTTACACCTCCGTTGACGCTGGTCAACTCTCTCTTCTACGTGCTGCTAATGTCAGCACCGAGAAACTTGCTCGTGCAGCAGTCAATCATGGTCTTCATCGTTACGTTCGTCACAACACGGTTAATATTGTTCATAAGATTAGTGAGTTTGCTGATGCGGTTGAACGTGAGAAAGATTGTGCTGTTGTTTTGTATGGTGGTTCGGTTAAAGCCCCGAAGATTCTTGCTGATGTTGTTGAATCTATTGCTGCTGCTGtttatgttgatgttgattttgatctTAAGAAATTATGGGTGGTATGTATGCAtgcttcttttaattttattcgtCCTGTCACTCCATGACACAACATAGACACTGACACGTGTGATGttgatcaaatttttttaaaaatatcataattcaatgtaattgtgTCATTGTCTGTGACATGTGTCAGATACTgagagtgtgtttggattgaaggTTTAGAAGGGAAAGGGAAGGAAGgactcacttttattttttaaattacgaacaatgtaagttgttttttaaaaataaatcaagtgtttttgaagtattatatgatcatatatcatattgttaattcaattttctaaaatttattttataatgtctgtaatttaaaaaagaaaagtaagccCTTCCCTCTTAATCCCtctatccaaacacaccctaagtgtCGGTGCTGCATGTCGCTGGAATTGCATATGAAAACTTGCAACCCAGGTTTACATTGATTATGGGACTAGATTTATTCAATTGGAAGAAGGGACTATAAATTCCACAAACTATGCTACTACCGTTAGACCTAATTAATTCCTTATGATTATGACAATGATGACATTTACAAATGATATGatgatggattttttttttgaattgaaaacGTTCTTagttagttgttagattaatatttactctTCCGTCTGAGTTTGAACCCAGAGTCTCCAACTCTTTATCCCTTAGCTCAAAGTAGTTGAACTACCCAACCCCCTCAAATGATATGATGGATTGTGTTCAGCTAAACCCAAAAATCAatcgtgtgtgtgtgtttttgacTCTAGTAGCAGTTTGTAGACCACCAACCCAGAATGTTGCTTACCACAAATGGTGGTTTTTGAGTTCATGATGTGGGAGTCGAATGTGTGCATGAATGTACTCTGTCTTTGGTTGGATGGTTCATTCACAACATGTATCATGGCCAATGTAACTGTTTTTATGGCAACATTTTGGTAAATAGATTTGAATGGGATAATAGGGTATGTTTTATGTTTAGTGCATTTGAGTGAAAGTTATTGACCATGATTTTAGGCAACATTTGGCACGTAGGTTAGATGGTATAGTAGGGGATGTTGTATTCTACTGTACGTGCTGTCTAAACTCAAAGCTATTCTTGTATGAGGGTGTGTGTTGGATATGAAATCATTTAGTTGCTTCGACCCAACAACTTTGCACTGCCTGATAaatgtttgtaatttttgttgGCAGATATTAAGAGGTCTTTTGGAGCCAATAGTTACATTGGATGATCTGGAACGAAAACCGCAACCGGTGACAACGCTCTATGAGATCTGTCAAAAGAATGGGAGAAAGGTTGAGATAAGACAATCGAGGAATGGTGCCAAAAGCACTGCCAGTGTCTATGTTGATGGAGAGTTGGTTGCTACTGCTTGTTCTGATCAGAAGGACATTGCAAGGCTTGATGCTGCCCAGATTGCTGTGCATGAACTAGAACGCGTATTGCCTGCCACTACCATGATGTCCGATCGTTGTAAAGGCCTTGATGGTACCTTTGAAATTGAAGCAGCCAAGCAGCAATTATATGCAATTTGCGGGACGAAAAAGTGGCCTAAACCAGTATACAGGTAAACACTGCTAGCCTGCCACTATAATTTGCAATGGcatattgaaagaaaaacatTCATTCATAGTCCTGGTGTCTGTAATATAAAAGTGCATCTTCTTGTCATCTGGTTTCCTCTGTAGAATAGTTTGGAAATATACGGCAGGTTTGATTAACCAAAAAATGATGAGGATGAATGAGAGtattatttgttattattttgttgcGCATAACATTTTTATTAACCGGAACAGTTTTATGTTATAGCTTCCATTTGTTAAGTGTCTTCATACCTGGTCACATGTCTAGACACAGAAGAAACCTGCTTGCGGCATATAACAGAAAACTCGTCCCTGataaatttttagaattttacaATACCCAAATTGGGATGTTAATTGATTCCTTCTAGTGAATGATTGATTATATCCATTTACAAAGTCTGCCTTAATCagttaattataagaaaaacgAGACTGATATTATTTCATATACTCAAGTGGAGACAACTTTCAAATTATAGGATCAATCAAGGATTCTGATAGGACACCTACACATATTCTAGAAGAAAATGAGGCCAACGGGAGAGAGGACGGAAGTTGGTTAGTGACTTGGAGCTAGATTTTAGGATAGTTGGATGAGAATATATTGTGAGTAGTGCTGAGTGAGGGGATTCATTCATGTATTTTCTAGTTGGTCTTTAAGAGAGTTTCTCTCTGGTAGGAGCATAGCTTTGTATTAGGACTCTCCGCCTCTggtttatcttttcttttctgctgtAAGATGATCTGTGCAACCTTTTTCACTCTGGTTGGAGCATATGCtatattttatcttcttttttcttcttgtaaTAGATGATCTGTGCAACCTTGTTCACTACTCTGAGTATATGCTCTACCATCTCTGAGTATTTATCTCTTTAACATTGTGAGAAAATACATTAGTCATGCAGATGCAGTAAAACTTTAGCATCAATCAACCTAATATGAAGATAAACTCGAGCGATGATTATTTTTGGAGTATTGATATATTCACTAATTGATCTTccttgttatttttaatttgttcctTCAGTTGATTTGCATGTGTCAAGCTTTTGACCATCCTTGTAAACTGATTCCTTACTTGTCCGTAACAGCATTGAGAAAGATGAAGGTACTCCTCAGAAGAAGATATTTGTCACCTCTGTCCAGATAGCCACTCCAGATGGTATACTCAAAATGTTAGGGGATGAAAAGTCTCGGCTGAAGGATGCACAGAACTCTGCGGCTTCCTTGATGATTCGGGCCTTACAACAAGGCCAGTATGTGTaacaattattgtttttattttttgataaaagtgTTGTAACTATAAGTATTTGATTCTTAAACTAATAATTAAGTTAATAAGtggccattttttttttttttaaaactcggtatccgatccaaaaatcgactaatccgaggaaccaatcccaccgcccacttgcgggggctctgtttaaagccagagcaagctctgtatggacttagcccaccaaaattggcactagagggaatcgaacctgagacctctggaggagcaaactccaagatcccaagccaatcCCAAATGGGTTATAAGTGGCcatcttaaaaaagaaaaagttaataaGTGGCCATGGAAAAGTTAGATGAGAGAGATTCTGAAAATGTTGAAATGCATATACTCAATTAAATTTATACTTGGAAGTCAACTCTTTAATGTTGAAGGATTTATTCTGTCAGTTGTCGTAGATGATATTTTAATgggataaataaaattttgattcctaaaaaaatcataatttttttttttttttaaaggctaaacaacaaacaaaacaaaaggaaaaggcAGAAAAAGGAAACTATTCCCTAAAGAAGAAAGTTCCTAAAACATCATTCCGAAGAAGATTAAGCAAGCCATTCGGAGGAGAAGCATGGATTAAGAGATTGTTGTTTGAGGAAGCTCcaagtttcttcaaaaaatctaCATGAAATGTTAAGCAAGCCATTCGGAGGAGAAACATCATAATTTCCTTTAATCTTTCTAAAATTTTGGGTcctccaaatattttttaacaacttttgatctctttttttattcttatgttAATTAACTcatctttatttatattttttatttgttctcgtgagcttagatCAGTTGGtataaacaatgcataatatatgcaaggttcggagttcgaaccccagccaccaccaaataaaaagttaaattttttatttttcattgaatttttaaagagatgtttagaatattatctcacacaaaaattagttttttaaaattaaaatataaattaaatacgaATTTTTAAGTGCTAGAAACTTAAACATTCATATTTAACGCatccttttattaaaaaatttaaactctTATGTAAAGAGAATTTATATAATGTAATAAACACGAcggtaaaaaataatttaaaattttgaagtacacataaatttatttaaaaatgttgaCCAAAACGCgtacaaaaatatttgaagataaaaaacttgttaatatttttaaaaaaaaacctaagaataaaattaaaatagttatatggataaaaacatatttaatggAGTGCAGTATATTTTATCCAATTTTATGCAATGTCTCTATGTTTACGGTGACCTATTTTacactattttaatttcttttagtCTTTTATTGATGTTATGGAATACTATCATTAAGACG from Medicago truncatula cultivar Jemalong A17 chromosome 8, MtrunA17r5.0-ANR, whole genome shotgun sequence includes the following:
- the LOC25501225 gene encoding ribonuclease 3-like protein 2: MKMEMEASVAAVEKIIGYTFLNKKLLEDALTHTSYPESVSYERLEFVGDAVLGLAISNHIFLSYTSVDAGQLSLLRAANVSTEKLARAAVNHGLHRYVRHNTVNIVHKISEFADAVEREKDCAVVLYGGSVKAPKILADVVESIAAAVYVDVDFDLKKLWVILRGLLEPIVTLDDLERKPQPVTTLYEICQKNGRKVEIRQSRNGAKSTASVYVDGELVATACSDQKDIARLDAAQIAVHELERVLPATTMMSDRCKGLDGTFEIEAAKQQLYAICGTKKWPKPVYSIEKDEGTPQKKIFVTSVQIATPDGILKMLGDEKSRLKDAQNSAASLMIRALQQGQYV